In Papaver somniferum cultivar HN1 chromosome 9, ASM357369v1, whole genome shotgun sequence, the genomic stretch AATAATCTATAAATTTCTCTAATCAGCTTTGATTATCAAACTTTTATCTAGATGTTTTTAGTTATATATACTAGTATAACCCGCATGCGGGATGCGCCTGCCATTCCGTTTCAAAACCCGCAAAACATATCATTTTAGTTGCATCACCTGCCCTTTCATTAACAATTCACATTTGTTTCTGAACCGTCTTGCCCTTTCCGCAGTAGGACGCATCTGTACTCAGAGATATTTATGTTGCAGGTCCACATGATGacatttattttagtttattttgttaTCTGAATCCACTAATCCATGGCAGTGTTTCTTGGGGTACTTCTTTCTCAGCATCCAGTTATTATCAACGATTCCTGTTTGCTTCATTATCTGAATCCCACTACTCGTGGCAGCATTTCTCACCTCTTTCTCTATCAGCATCCACTAATTGCTCAACTATTTTGGGGCTTCCGTGAATGAATATTGTATTGCCACTACTTTCTGCATTACCTTGAGAGTTACTGCTTCCTTTGCCACTCCGATCCAGTTTACCTACATCAGTTCGCTTATTAATTTGAAAAGATCTAAACTTGTAAATGTTACTGTGGTAGCAAAGTCATAAACAAAATtcaaagttgttgtcttttcccGCTCACTGATTCTTGTTTTCACCACCTCATATATTCTCTTCATATAATAAGCATTAAGCATTGGAACATCTTTGCTTACTTATCAATTATAGACATTGAGTCACATTCTTGTTTAGCCAAAATTCGTGCACTTGTAGTGGAACATCTCTTTGGCGCGTCAGCTCAATTAGTCTAGGGCTTCGACGAAAATGAGGGAGCTTGCCCTCCATTAATAGATCTGCAtttaaaatacaaaaacaaaaagaaatcaaattggTACCGCTTTGTATCTTACTGACATTAGTTTAAACTAAATAGGAAGAAAACTAAACCTGGGTTAAGGAGCTGAAGTTTGCAGGAGATAGCTTATATAACGCGTGTGATTAAATTTCTATTTAGCATTTCCACAAACAGAAAATTCCAAACTGAAGGTATTAAGAGAAACCCAAAATGTTAGCTTTCAATTTAGGTCTAGAGTTCCTATAGTACCCTACGAACGGGCTCCAAACTTTGTACAGAGAAAACTAATTTCCATGCCCAATCCCACTGATGTGCTGATTTCGTATTTCTGCACTTTCAACATCGATTAGTATAGGCGTGCTGAATTCTTGGCTAAAAAACGCACCATGGAAGATGCTTATTGTAGTAATTTATTTATCTCAACTACCGGCACCACAAACCATAGACTTCTTTAATCTCAAGGACATAACCATCTATTCTTCATTGTTCAGTTGCTTGAGAACTTAGTTCATATACACCCCAATACAACCAACATAAGGGCCTAGCTTTGCAGCTGGCACTTAATCATGATTTCAAGAGAGTACGAAGTCACTACTTACCCATATCAGCTGAATCACCAGTCATGATTTTACTCTCTCGAAAATCCCAATCAGTTCCTTTTGATTCGCAGCAAGAAACCCCACTTTTCTTGCAGCAGTAACACTTAAAATCAAATTTTTCATTCACATCTGAAGAACTACCCCGCAACAATTTCAGCCAAAACCCACTGCTAGAGGAAAACCACCACTGCTTTAACAAAGAGATGCTGAGATAGTTACCATCTCCTTCCTTTCCCTTAAACCCTCTCAACTGAGCAGTATTCAACATTCAATATTCCCCTGAAATGAatgaaacctaaaaaaattaTGAAGACAACTTGTTTATTCCACTACACAGGTGCTTGGCATTTTCACGAACAGTTAAAGCTCACAAACTGTTTGTGAAGAAGTAACACAATTTTATCAAAATTTGTAATGAATATTTTTATGAAATCATTTTTATAACAGAATTACTAAGCACAACAAAAACGTTAGCTGAATTTTAGTTCACTAAATTGACTATCCAAGTGTTCaatcttaaaatcaaaattgaTATGAAATCGAAAAGAAAAGAACGTGTATTTACCCGGTGATTGTGTTGATGCTGGTTAAGATGGTGCTGATGGTGTTTCTGGTTACGGtagttagtggtggtggtggcggctcAATCGATTCAGAAGTGGTGAAGATAGTGTTAAACTGTCAATGGTAATTTTGTGGTAGTGGTGTAGAATGAAGAGAACGAATTTggtactggtggtggtggtgaatttgAATGAGAAGTTAAAGAAGGTTGAAGGAGGATGACGGTGGTGATTCTCCTTCAATGTTGGCTGGTTTCGTTTAGTTTCAGATTCGAGTTTGAGATTCAGAAACGAAGAAGAGGGCGGTGGTGGTAGCGGTGGTGGTGACACTCAAACAGGATGAAACTGGAGGTGGAGGGTGGTGGATGGtggtggtgtttttttttttgtttctttggttttcaGATTTCACCTAAGAATTTCAGATTGAGCAGGAGCTGAAACAAAAACACGGGAGGAAGAATTGAAGTCGAATATGACCTTGAAGTTTTAAAACATTTACAAAAGTTTTACACTCAAAACAAATCACAGAAGGGTAGTCGAGGTATTTCATTGTCAATTGAAAATTTTGGTTAGCCACCCAAAAAGGCCTCTTTTCTTTATACTGGGAAGATATATTAAAAAAGTCATCGAGGAAACTAAAATAATTTATTAACCATGAGATAAAAACATTTATTCTGAGATTAGTTTAATATCTTGACCATATCAAGACAAATTTACaaattcaaaattgatttttggCAGTTTTAGAAACTAAAACACCTCTTACGTGCGGGTTTTCATTGGAAAGGGGATTGAAAAAACATTGAGCAAAAAAAGATAtatattagaaaagaaaaaaaaaattcactggGATTTTGAAACAAAGCATTACACCAAAATTAGGCTTTTGTCACAAGGTATACCTATTGTTatagtattgctcggtcgaacttgtaagcgttgctatctcaagtttgtttgtcaagtttagttgatgaaaactatagtcttgatttctagtctaccaatAGGAGTTTCAggctaggatagaatgtgtagttgagctttagacttcacgtcgctTACAACTGAAAACTAAGAtctattgaagaacttgaaggaacttcatcaacaaaaggtatgtggagactaaaacttatctaaaaCTTGTACATAAAGAATTATTTTTAATGGTTTAGTactaaatatataaaaatatctcATGAGGTTGTACTTCTTTTAGTAATGAAAAACATCTCATAACTATCTGAATCACGTTCATGAGGTGAAGGAAAAGTTGGTATATTGAACTCCAAACTTCAATTTCAAGATTTATATCTCAGTTCTTCTACAATGATATCGTCCCTCTGATCACGGTTCATCTTATTTTTGAATGACCATATGTCTACACGCTTATTATATTCACACTGACAATGCCCAAAAACCTCCAATAGCTTGAGTTGGATTTCGAAAGTACAATGCTTGTTATTAGTTGGGAAATATGGGAACTCTTCATGACAAATCAAAAGCAATAATATTCCGCTGGTACCGGTCCAACTAATGAAGGGATCCATTCCAAAGTATACCGTCGAACGTAATATATCGTAACTGGAGCATAACTGATAACTAATTTCCCGTACATTTCTCCATCTTCTGTTATCACCTCCTCCGAGAGTATATACTTAAATCGATACTTTGTCTTTCGAACTACAGTTTATGAGATCCTAAATTCTAATAACCTTGTAATTGTTATCATAAAGATTAACAAAATCCAGTGACTATTTCAGTTCCTTCGTGGTCTTTTCTACAGAGATGGGttgttttatctttgtaattttttttttcatcgtctTGTTCATCCATATCAGACCACGTAAGTTTAAGAACCTCATCATAGTACCCAAAACAAAGCTTCGAGTACCCCCGTAATTCAACAGAAAAACAGAAACCCAGATGCAATCTTTCGATGAGAAAAGGGAGACTCCCAATTTTTCGATACAAGTTTGTAGCTTAAGACATACTCAGGAGGAATATATGATAGGATTTTTGATTAAATTCGTTGTACAAATCAAGAATTTTGATATGTTTGTGGAAACATTTGGAAACTGAAGatatatatgtatagacttttatATGTCAGGAAACGATGGTAGCACAACTTATAGACCACCTTTATGCTCctacttatcttttttttttaatgtaaagGCACAACATTTTCGGGTCTTCTTCAGGGCAGTAAAATGTCAGGGACGACCCTAGGATGAGGTCCTCCcacattttatttcatatattgaaCTGTTACTACCAAggcaattaaaaaaaatcaactttctgAACAGTATTATTTTTTGTCTCACCAAATGATTATGTTCTAGTAACACAAAATGAATTTCGCCAAATAATGCTAACACAGGAGAATAACAACCAGGTTGAATACTTATTTAGGTACCATAAAGATGATGAATAACTACCAGGTCGAATACTTATTTATGTACCATAAGGATGATGAGGGAAGTTTCCTTCACACTTTTTCCCTTACACTATCTCACATTTTAGGCATgtattttgtgaataaaaattaaataatatcggttttgaagctaatattttggggtaTGTTTTCCTTGCATGCCTCTACGTCCCTACAAAAAGTGATTACATTCTGAGATTTATAACACCATTATCTACGACTTTGAACATGAGCCGTTGGAATTCATTGGATTTTTAACCATTGAAATTAAGAATAGTAGATGGTGAGGTTTAGCATTTCAGTATACACTCATTTTTTGACAGGAATGTAAAACTCCATAAGAGGAAATATCCAAAACATATCTGTTTCTAATTCGTTATTGTTAGGATCTTATTCAGAAAGGTAACGTATGGCGTGTTAAACAATGTGAGGATACAAGTATAAGGAGATCCTTTCTTAAGGATGATATGGAAAATCAAATCACAAATGATTATCGATAGGTGGAAGCGTTTTTGTGAATCCACACCTGAGTCGAGCTTTCAATGATTGCTAAAGGGAGCATCTGGCATTAGCAGGGGATACTATTCAAGTGATACGACCGTTATGATCTGTTTCAATCTTTTTGTCTTACATAAAATGGTATCCCCCGAAAGAATTGGCATTAGCCTTTAGCAATCACGGGGCTTTCCCactagaaaaataaagacaagaaATGGTCAATTCAGAAATGATACATTTCAGAGTCACAGACTGGGTCCAGTTGTACATTTCGGTCAAAATCATGAGTTAACCACGATTCACCACCTCTATCACGAAAGTCAAATGAAAATACCCAGTTTTTATCCGCCTTTCGTTTCAATTGGGGGTTCcacaaaatacaaaaccctagaAATGAAATCGTTGGAATCCAAACAATCATCACCGTAGTTGAAGAAAAACACCTGTAATCAGAGCCTAAAAAGGATCATCAGGTAATTATTTAAACCCTACTACTACTTCTGTGGAAATTTTGTGTTTGTGTTCTGCTGATGTCTGAACAACCTATTAGAAATTGGGGTATGCTGTTATCAGTTTTGTTTTTTGTAATGAAATTGGTTACGGAAATTAAGTTTTGCTGCTATATTATTACTTTAGACACTTGTGTTTGGGGTTTTGAGTGATTTCAGTACTTCCTATTATGCATAtatcaaatgtttttttttttttttttgttgttgtttccagCTGCTGCTAACATTGAATATGAGGTTGAAAACACTGGAAGTATGGGACTTCAAGAAGCTCTTAAGAACCAGAGGCCGTCAAATGGCTGAAAGGGAGATGAAACTGTGACTGAAGCAGTGGATGAAAGACCTGGCGCTGTTGCTCTCGAGAAGCAGAGGTCTTCAACCACGAAACCACGTATTCAATTGTCAATGGCTGGAGAGCAAAATAAATTGTGACGAATGCAGTGATGAAAGACTCAACGCTGTTGATCCCAGGGAAAAGAGGTTTTCAACACCAAACCATCTTCTGCAATTGTCAATGGCAGTTGGGCAAACGAAATTGTGAGCATTGCAGTGGATGCAAGACCCATCGCGGTTGCTCTTAAGAAGCAGAGGTCTTCAACAACTAAACAATGTTCTGAATTTTTTCTATGGCCGTAGGGGAAACAAAATTGTGTCCCATCCAGTCGATGGAAGATTCAACGCTGTTGCTGACATGCTTGATGCTGCGATCAATACTAGAGATTAAGATGCTGGCACGTTTGATACTGTGGGTGATATTAGAGATGAAGATGGTGACATGCTTGATGCCGAAGACCATTGGTTACCCACCAACTCTGGTGAAGATGCTGACGTACTTGATGATGATGGAAAAGGTGACATGCAAATTGCAGAAGACCAATCGTTATCCAGCAACTGCGATGAAGATTCTGACATACTTGATGTGGATGGAAACGGTGGCGACATGCAAATTTTGAGAGAGCACTCGTTACCCACCAACTCTGAGAAAGTTGCATGTTCGTCAAGGAGAAGGAACCGAGAAACGGTCCGAGGACAAGTAACTGACCCTCGAAGGGAGTCTAACAACGGAAACTGCATCAGTAATGGCCAAGGAAGCACTTCTAGGCGATCAGGTGCATACTTACTAGTAATTAGTTGTTTATTTTGTATGTTGGCATATGAACCTTGTGTAGTTCCTCTAAATTGTACGGCTTTGCAACAATATCCTCCATCCGCTTTTTAGCTTCCTCTTCCGTTGCTTCTGCTCGTTGAATTTAACCTTTTGGAGCAGGAAGCGACTGCTTTAAGACACATCTCATCCCTGGATTTTGAATATGATGTAGTGCTTACACAACTATTACCTTCCATTATTTCTTCTTCGCGGTAGaaacacacttttttttttttttggtatggaACCAATATCAGAGTTCTCTTATTATTCTGTGGACCTTGGATTTGAATTTGAAGAGCTTATATTATTATTACCCTTAACTTCAAGTTCTTAGTGATGGACCAAAggttttttattttgatgttgAAATGGTCCCTTAGAAGATGGGCAATGCATCCTTAACATATGTCTTGGTAATTATATTGAAGTTAGCACTGCATAAGCATAACCCATTACAGGACCTTTTTATTAAGATTCTGAGgataattttcttttcttatgtTTCTGGTGTCATTAACTTTATGATTTTATCAGGTTAAGGGGTTAGTgatgatttgatcttgttgtctAATTTAGGTCAAGTTCACCTAAATTAGGTTTGAAATTGGTATGATTCTTCTGCTGCTTGAAATAGCAGTGCTTAATTATATTGTAATTTTttgttgattattatttttttggtctGCAGGAAGGAAGCTGTGGTGAGGTGGGTTTGGGTTGTTACTGCTTTGATCTGAATCAGAGCTTTATTTTGCTTGTGGGTATTCAGCTATAACCAGGTAATAACAATAATTAGTTGTTTGAAATATGGTTAAGAGTTTTAAAAAAGAAACTCCTGGTCATGATAAACGGTTGAGAAAGGGAAAATAAGAAGCTAGTCTTTAAGGAGTCACAAGAGGAGCTTTAGATAGACTTTCTATTAAGATTCCACCTAGAAATATGTTGGGAAAAAAAATCACTATAATAAGGCCCTGCGATTAAGTTTGCACAGGGTCTGTCTACACACAGCATCAGCTATGCAGATTCTTATCTGCTGACTTTTGAAACTTGTTTTTTCTTACAGGGTTTTGAGATGGTTATCTCAATAGTTTCTGGAGTTGCCAATACCGATTACTTTACCTTTCTTATGAATTTGATTTTGGGGGTTTCTGGGCTTTGTGGTTAGGATTTGTCAAAATTTGAGGTTTCTTCATATGGTATCAGTTTTAATCAGTTCTGAAGCTTCTTGGGTTGTGATTAGATTCTCTGATAAGAATACCAAAATGTGAAACTTGGGTATTCTTATGGGTTTTGAGATGGGGTTACATCCAAACTTAGTTTTTGGAATTGCCAATACTGATTAGTTTCTTTTCTTGTTTACTAGATTTATTATATTTGTGGCATACATCTGATCTGGTTTCTCTTTTGAAAATTGCAGTTGGATCGGTTTATCCCTAACAGATCTGCAATGGATTTCGACTATGCACACTACATGCTAATGGAAGCAAAGAAAGGTAAGGAAAATCCAGTTGCAAGTTCTCCAGCGAAAGAGGCTTACAGGTGCAGCTAGCAGAGGctttgaacattaacagaaccaGAATTCTTGCGTTCAAGAACAAGCCGCCTACACCTGCAGAGTCGCTGTTCCCTGAAATTCCATCAGTTCAACAAGCGAAACCAGCAAAGCCCTAAACATCCATTCCCCGAgtgagtttcttcttcattttaGTTGATTCTTCAATTTCGAGACCTTTTTCTGATTACATTGATTCTCCAATTGGTTCCGATGTTAGTTTATGTTTGATCAATTTTACAGACTTCAGAGAGGACATTGGATGCCCCAGATATCATTGATGATTACTACTTATATACCTGGCTGGGAAGCAGCAATGTCCTTGCAATAGCTGTTGGAAACAGCGTGTACTTGTGGGAAGCCACCGATTCATCCACCTCTGAACTCATGACTGTCGATGAAGATACAGGCCCTATTACCAATGTGAGCTCGGTTCCTGATGGTCGTCACATTGCTGTTGGATTGAACATTTGAAGTTCAACTCTGGGATTCTACATCTAACAAACAACTGAGAACTCTACGAGGTGGTCATGAATCTCGAGTTGGTGCTATGGATTGGAACAACCATGTTGTGTCAACAGGAGGAGTGGACGGTTTGATTATTAAAATGATGTCAGAATCAGGAACCACATTGTAGAAAACATACAAAGGACATCATCAAGAAGTGTGTGGATTGAAATGGTCTGCATCGGGACAACAATTAGCAAGTGGTGGGAGTGACAACCTTCTTCATATTTGGGATAGATCAGTTGCTTGATGCATCTTCCAACTCTCCTACTCAATGGCTTCACAGGCTCAAAGACCACAGTGCTGCCATAAAAGCCCTTGCTTGGTGTCCATTCCAGGCTAATTTACTTgcttttggtggtggtggaggcgataGATGTATCAAATTGTCGGACAAAAATGAGAGAGAACTTTTGAGCTCTCATGGATTTACTCAAAACCAATCGACCCTTTGGAAATATCCTATACATGGAAGCTGATACTGAAAGGGTTCACACTTTCAAAGTCGATGTGACCACATATAGTCCCTTGGACGGGAAAACTCATGATTGGCCAGCTGGTCGTTTGGATTCAAATTTGCAAACAATTGCTAAAATAGCTGCTGTCTGCAATGGTGCATCTGTGACACAATCAGGGTCACAGTACATTGCCAATGGAATGCCTACTGAGGCAGCACTcaaggtagtttttttttttttattaaggcTTTGTTCCTGCGTGTTCTATAGTTCGATAATGGTTATTTCTTTAAGAACCATAATTTGATGTCTTAACACTCTGTTTAAGAACCATAATATAGAGGCAGATGATGTGGATCATGGTTCCCAGTCTGCTGTTTGATAGTGAATCTAGAAATTAGTGAAAAGTTAAACATAACCATTATCcattattttgggtaataatatTTGCTGAGTATAATGTGCTGTTATGTAGTACGTTCAATTGGGTTGCCTAACATTGTTTTATAACAAATGTGTGGCTTGATTTCTAAAGAAAGTTGTTGACTCTGCCTGTTCCTCTGTTTCAGGTTCTAGTTGAGAAAATGGGGCTTCCTGAAGGGCTTGATCGCTCGTCATCAGCTTCTGATGTTTTGTCATGTAAGTGAAATGATATGTGGTGCACATCTATCATTTTCATACGGATAATGATATTTTCATGAATAGCATCTATCTTGTTGTATGGTAACTCAATCTGCTTTTGAATTTTTTCCATTATTCAAGGTTGCAAGCGTTGGGGAGTTGTTGAACGTCGGATTGCAACCCTTGAGTTTGATCGCGATAGGAAGTCTGTGGGAGTTATCGTGAAGTCATCATCTGGGAAAAATACACTACTGGTTAAGGTATGTTCTTTCGTTCCCTGTATTTAGACTCTTCAAAAATCTTCTAGCTAAAAGGTTCCTGTTGTAAAATAAGTAAACAGGAGAACATATTCCTTCTTTAAAGCAAAGATGCATGAAGTTTTTAAAGAACATTAAAAGTGGGACATGGTTAGTAGGATTTTGCAAGTGTATGCAAGAGAGGTGAAATTAGACTCATGCTCATCTTGGTGTAGATTGCCTGTGCATCCTTTTTTTTTGCTGGTTACTGGATATCTTGCTTAATTTCCTTTCTATTAGATTTTGGTTTTAACTGTATAGTAAGATCTGTTATGTGTTCATTTTGGTTTCAAACTGTATAGCAAGATCTATTATGTGTTCTCACTTCTCGATGATATTAAATTCTTTTGGCTCGTCTGTGTTTTGGACTTACATAAATCATGTTCTTTTCTGGCAGGGTGCGGTAGAGAATCTACTGTAGAGAAGTAATTGCATTCAGCTTCTTGATGGTTCTGTTGTAAAATTGGATCACAGTTCACGGACCCTTATTTTAGAATCTCTTCATGAGATGTCATCAACTGCGCTACGTTGTTCAATAGTTCGAGTGTTGAGGAACCACATTTGCAGTAGAGAGTGATTCTGCATTAggcttagagaataagcttgtaaaGTCCATTGGTTGGACCATTTTGTATCTTCCCCTTAAGCTAATAAAAGTGTGTTTGTTGTCTTATACGTTTGGCTTTGGTATACTGTTGATTTGATAATACTCCCCCAATTCTGTGAAGCATAAACATGGCAGGAACCTCTTTGTAGTATGGGTTACATTGTTTGGTATAGAAAATCTAAGTAAGTTTTCCGTTGCATACTCAGGATAGAGTTGgttgtttgcattggtgcaaacttataaggctgaaatacGAGTGGGTGATAAGTGATCACTGAACCACTGTATTCCCGGGTTGTACCGTCGCGAAAAATTGCTTGGAGCATTTGAAGGCGTGACAATATGGGTATCAGAGCACAGATTGCTCTGTTTTAGctttgtgttggaagattttctctgttttgctcgagtttAGTTGTTGAAATTGCAAG encodes the following:
- the LOC113313427 gene encoding calcium-transporting ATPase 1, endoplasmic reticulum-type-like, whose translation is MDLLKTNRPFGNILYMEADTERVHTFKVDVTTYSPLDGKTHDWPAGRLDSNLQTIAKIAAVCNGASVTQSGSQYIANGMPTEAALKVLVEKMGLPEGLDRSSSASDVLSCCKRWGVVERRIATLEFDRDRKSVGVIVKSSSGKNTLLVKGAVENLL